In the Cohaesibacter gelatinilyticus genome, CAGTTTTATCGCTCATCTCGATTCCGCAGTTCTGTTTCAACACTTCCAAATATCAATGCATATCAAAGAGCCGTCACGCAAGAAAAGCGTTAGAACCCAATCAGATATCACGCTCGCCGGTCACGATCTCTCCACATGCATGAATTGAAGATTACAATAATATTTCAAGCTTAAAATTTCAAGCTTGAAATAAATTGATATTGGCCTTATCCTGACACCCATACAAAGCGCCGAAGAGCGTCATCACATGACATCTGGAGGAGAGTCACATGCGGATCGCCTGTTTGGGTGGAGGACCAGCTGGTCTCTATTTTGCCATTTCAATGAAGTTGCGCGACCCAAGCCATGAGGTCGTAGTGATTGAGCGTAACCGGGCCAATGACACATTCGGCTGGGGAGTGGTTCTCTCAGATGATGCTCTGGAAAATCTGCAAATCAACGATCCAAAGAGCGCTCAGGCCATTCGCGATCATTTTGCCTATTGGGATGACATCGCTGTCGTCCATGATGGTGTGCGTACCGTTTCTGGCGGCCATGGTTTTGCGGGCATCGGCCGCAAGCAAATGCTGGTCCTGTTGCAGGAGCGTGCTCGCGAATTGGGTGTAGAGCTGCGCTTTGAGAGCCAATTTGATACGGCAGCCGATTTCAAGGATGAGTATGATCTTGTCGTGGCTTGTGATGGCATCAATTCCAGCACCCGCAGTGCATATGCCGAGCATTTCAAGCCTGATATTGATGTGCGTGCTTGTAAATTCATCTGGCTTGGCACTCATCAGAAGTTTGATGACGCCTTTACTTTTATTTTCGAGAAGACCGAGCATGGCTGGATCTGGGCGCATGTCTATCAGTTCGATGATGACACGGCGACCTTCATCGTCGAGTGTGCGCAAGAGACCTGGGACAAGTTCGGCTTTGAGGCCATGTCCAAGGAAGAAATTGTTCGGACCTGTGAGGAAGTCTTTGCCGATCATCTTGGCAGTCACGCTCTCATGTCCAATGCCGACCATCTGCGTGGATCTGCAGTCTGGATGAACTTCCCGCGGGTTCTTTGTGAGAAATGGTATCACGACAATATCGTTTTGCTCGGCGACGCTTCTGCAACTGCTCACTTCTCGATCGGCTCTGGCTCGCGTCTGGCCTTTGATAGTGCGATTGCGCTCGCCAACTATCTGCATAGCGAGCCAGATATGGAAGCAGCCTTCAAACGCTATCAGGAAGAGCGCCGGCTGGAGGTTTTGCGCCTGCAATCCGCTGCACGTAACTCTCTGGAATGGTTTGAGGAAGTGGAACGTTATCTGGATCTCGATCCGGTGCAGTTCAACTATTCTTTGCTGACCCGCTCTCAACGCATCAGCCACGAAAATCTGCGCCTTCGAGATGCCAAATGGCTGCAATCAGCCGAAAAATGGTTCCAGACAGAGGCAGGTGTTGCTGATAATGAGCCGGTTCGTGCCCCAATGTTCGCCCCATTCAAATTGCGTAATATGGAGTTGAGCAACCGCATCGTCGTTTCGCCCATGGCACAGTATAAAGCAACAGATGGCACTCCCAATGACTGGCATCTGGTCCATTTGGGCGAGCGCGCCAAAGGTGGAGCAGGCCTTATATATACTGAAATGACTTGCGTCTCGGATACAGGCCGTATCACGCCGGGCTGTCCTGGTCTTTATGCGCCAGAGCATGAAGCAGGTTGGAAACGCATCACCGACTTTGTCCATTCCGAGACTGACGCCAAAATCTGCTGTCAGATTGGCCATTCCGGTCGCAAAGGTTCCACCAAACTTGGCTGGGAAGGTATGGATCAGCCGTTGGATGCGGACAATTGGGAGCTGATCTCAGCTTCAAGCATTCCTTGGTCGGCAAACAACGCCACCCCACGCGCCATGACCAGAGCAGATATGAACGAAGTGACGGCTCAATTCGTCTCCGCAACTCAAATGGCAGATCGTGCAGGCTTCGATATGATCGAACTTCATGCTGCTCATGGCTATCTCATTTCAAGCTTCATTTCTCCGCTCTCCAACCAGCGAGATGACGACTATGGGGGCAGTCTGGAAAATCGCCTGCGCTATCCTTTGGAAGTGTTCAAAGCCATGCGGCATGCCTGGCCGAGTGACAAACCATTGGCTGTTCGTATTTCTGCAAATGACTGGGTAGGGGAAGACGGCGTTACGCCGTCCGAGGCAGTGCAAATAGCCAAAGCTTTTGAAGCAGCAGGGGCTGACATCATCGATGTCTCTGCTGGGCAAACATCCGTCGATGCTAAGCCGGTCTATGGTCGTATGTTCCAGACCCCTTTCTCTGATCGCATTCGCAATGAAGCAGGCCTGAAAACCATGGCCGTTGGCAATATTTATGAAGCCGACCATGTCAATTCCATTCTGATGGCAGGTCGTGCTGATCTCGTCTGTCTGGCTCGCCCGCATCTCACCGACCCATATTGGACACTGCATGCTGGCACTGGCATCGGTGATCGCCATGCCAAATGGCCATTGCCATATGAGGCTGGACGGGATCAGTCCTGGCGATTGGCGGATCGAGATGCCGAGATGGTTGGCAAAGTCTGATCAACGAGCAAGTGCGGGCTCGGTTAGTAAAGCGGGAAATATAGGAAGTTTTGGTGAGGACCAATTATGAGCAATAAACCCTATAATCCAGGCTCGGAAGGAGCCAGGATGAATTTCAAGGACGCCATGTCTTATGGAGATTATCTGAAACTGGAGACAATGCTGGAACTGCAGCATCCATTATCTGACGCTCATGATGAGATGTTGTTTGTCATTCAGCATCAGACCAGTGAGCTCTGGATGAAACTGGCTTTGCATGAAATGTCTGCTGCCCGAAATGCTCTTAATTCAGGCGATATCGCCAATATGTTCAAGATGCTGGCGCGTGTCTCGCGTATCTTTGAACAACTAAACAATGCGTGGGATGTGTTGCGAACCATGACGCCAGCGGACTATACCAAATTTCGCGAAGCTCTCGGTCCGTCATCCGGTTTTCAATCCTATCAATATCGTATGATCGAATATGTGCTGGGCAATAGAAATCCCAATATGCTCAAGCCTCATGCACATTTGCCGGATATCCATGAAATGCTGAGTGATGAGCTTGCACGTCCGAGCTTTTATGACGATGTGATCCGCCTGCTCTTCACCACAATTGACGGTCCAGATACCGATATCCCTGCGCCGCAGCTCGATTCTCCTCATAAGGCTGTGCCGGAAGTGCAGGAGAAGTGGAAGCAGGTCTATGAGAATATCGAGCAATATTGGACGCTTTACGAGCTGGGCGAGAAGCTGGTCGATTTGGAAGACTATTTTCGCCGTTGGCGGTTCAATCATGTTACCACCGTAGAACGTGTCATCGGTTTCAAGCGTGGCACTGGCGGTACGGCTGGTGTGGAATATCTGCGCCGTATGCTGAGCGTCGAACTGTTTCCAGAATTATGGCATCTGCGTGGAGATCTCTGATATGTCGATCCAATCTGTCTATCGGAAGGAACTCTTTGATATTCCTTCCGATATTCTCTATCTCGATGGCAACTCCCTTGGTCCTTTGCCAAAAGGTGCTGTGGAGCGGGCCAGCCAGGTGATCAAATCTGAATGGGGTGGAGAGCTGATAAAGGCTTGGAATAGCGCCGACTGGATCTCTCTGCCAAAGAAGGTTGGAGATCAGATCGCTCCTATCATAGGTGCACCCGCTGGTTCTGTTGCGACCGGTGATACTCTATCCATCAAAGTCTATCAGGCTTTGGCCGCGGCCCTGAAAATGCGCCCGGATCGCAAGATAATTGTCTCGGACAATGGCAACTTTCCAACCGATCTTTATATGGCGCAAGGCCTGATAGGGACCATCGATAAAGGCTATGAATTGCGCACTCCTGCGCCGGAAGATGTTGCAGACTCTATCACGGATGATGTTGCTGTGGTGATGCTGACACAGGTCGATTACCGATCCGGACGTATGCATGACATGAGCGAGATTACCCGTAAGGCGCATGAAGCAGGTGCGGTTATGATCTGGGATCTGGCCCATAGCGCTGGTGCCGTGCCGTTGGATCTGGCTGGATGCAATGCCGAGTTTGCCGTTGGCTGTACCTATAAATATCTGAATGGTGGTCCTGGAGCCCCGGCATTCATTTATGTGCGTCCTGATATCATTGAAGATATCCAGCCTGCCCTTGCTGGCTGGATGGGGCATGATGCTCCTTTTGCCATGGAGCTTGACTATCGACCTGCCATGACCACCGAGCGTATGCGCGTCGGTACCCCGCCTATTGTTCAGCTTTCCATTTTGCAAGAAGCCTTGAAAGCATGGGAGGGCGTGGAGATGGAGGATCTGCGAGCAGCTTCCATTGCTCTGTCAGAGCTATTCATTCGCGAGGTCGAGCAGCGTTGTCCGCAGCTAAGCCTTGCCTCGCCGCGTGATCCGGATAGTCGTGGATCGCAGGTTTCCTTTGCCTTTGACCATGGGTATCCTGCGATGCAGGCATTGATTGAACGAGGTGTGATCGGGGATTTCCGAGCGCCGAATATCATGCGGTTTGGCTTCACTCCGTTATATCTGAATGAAGGCAATGTGGTTGCTGCGGCCAAAATCATTGAAGATGTGATCAATCATGATCTGTGGCAGAATCCGAAATACCAAATCAAGTCTCGCGTAACGTAAAAAGCCAGGTTTGGAGAGACCCCTTGATGGGTGACGTCTATCAATCGGGAAATTTTAAAAGGATAGAAATGATGAACCTGAAAGATATTCAACCCGAAGGATGGGCACCGGCCCTTGGTTACGCCAATGGTATACTGGCCAAAGACGGGACGCTACATATTGGCGGTCAGATTGGTTGGAACGAGAATAAGGAATTTATTGCCAAGGACTTTATCGGCCAGATGGAACAAACCTTGTGCAACATCGTTGCGATTGTCAACGCGGCAGGTGGCGATGTAACAGATATTGCCCGCCTTACCTGGTATGTCAAAGACAAGTCGGAATATCTCGCAAAACAAAAGGAAGTAGGCCAAGTCTATCGTAAAGTGTTTGGAAGACATTTTCCTGCTATGGCCATGTTGGTGATTAATGATCTCATCGAAGACGAAGCTTTGATCGAGATCGAAGCCACGGCCCACATTTCCAAATAATCCGTTGATCTTCTTCTAACCACCTCCGCCCAATCAGGTGTTTACAGCAAAATGGGCGGAGTATATTCACTCCTGAAACGCCAACTATGCGAATATAAAAAAGTTCCATAAGATATATTATAGGTGCAGCCTTTGTGGCCGGGGTGGGTTCTATTTCGAAGTGCGACTTTCAAGCGATATCAATAAGTTGATAGTTGAAAGGACATGCGCGTATTATCGGAAATTCCCTCCCCTACATATTCTCATATCACCATAGAAGAACGCCGCAAGATTGAACGCCGGCGAGCGGCCAAGAGAAGCACAAATTCTGGCGAGTAATAAACAATCCACTCGCAAATCCCCGTTGGAACGGAAAAGCATTCATCACTAGCTCACTATGTTGCACCGAGTTCAAATCTTCAGCGTAAGCGAGAAAATCTGATGATTGTTATCTTCGTCCGATAATTCCAGATGCCCGGAGTGCAAATCACATAGCTGTTCCACCAATTGTTGCTCCAATTGTGCCAAGGAAATCGCGGGTAATCGAAGCTCCGGATCTGGAACAATGGCATTCAATCGGATGCAGACTTTCTGTTGCTCATCTATATTTGGACCAATGTGAAGCTGCAAACGACTGTTTGAAGGAACCAGCTCGATTGCAGCAGACACCAGAATGGATAAAATCATATGCATGGACCGAAACTCGACTTTAAGACCCTCTAGATCTGAAAAAGCATGAGTTGATAATTCACAGTCGCGGGAAACAAGCTTTCCTCTCACTGCATCACTAATTATTTCGAGCAGAAGTGGAAGCTCAAGCCATTGTGTGCTTGCCCTCGACTGGTAATCCTTCAAGGACATGAAAGTCAGAAAGCGAT is a window encoding:
- a CDS encoding bifunctional salicylyl-CoA 5-hydroxylase/oxidoreductase, producing the protein MRIACLGGGPAGLYFAISMKLRDPSHEVVVIERNRANDTFGWGVVLSDDALENLQINDPKSAQAIRDHFAYWDDIAVVHDGVRTVSGGHGFAGIGRKQMLVLLQERARELGVELRFESQFDTAADFKDEYDLVVACDGINSSTRSAYAEHFKPDIDVRACKFIWLGTHQKFDDAFTFIFEKTEHGWIWAHVYQFDDDTATFIVECAQETWDKFGFEAMSKEEIVRTCEEVFADHLGSHALMSNADHLRGSAVWMNFPRVLCEKWYHDNIVLLGDASATAHFSIGSGSRLAFDSAIALANYLHSEPDMEAAFKRYQEERRLEVLRLQSAARNSLEWFEEVERYLDLDPVQFNYSLLTRSQRISHENLRLRDAKWLQSAEKWFQTEAGVADNEPVRAPMFAPFKLRNMELSNRIVVSPMAQYKATDGTPNDWHLVHLGERAKGGAGLIYTEMTCVSDTGRITPGCPGLYAPEHEAGWKRITDFVHSETDAKICCQIGHSGRKGSTKLGWEGMDQPLDADNWELISASSIPWSANNATPRAMTRADMNEVTAQFVSATQMADRAGFDMIELHAAHGYLISSFISPLSNQRDDDYGGSLENRLRYPLEVFKAMRHAWPSDKPLAVRISANDWVGEDGVTPSEAVQIAKAFEAAGADIIDVSAGQTSVDAKPVYGRMFQTPFSDRIRNEAGLKTMAVGNIYEADHVNSILMAGRADLVCLARPHLTDPYWTLHAGTGIGDRHAKWPLPYEAGRDQSWRLADRDAEMVGKV
- a CDS encoding tryptophan 2,3-dioxygenase, which codes for MSNKPYNPGSEGARMNFKDAMSYGDYLKLETMLELQHPLSDAHDEMLFVIQHQTSELWMKLALHEMSAARNALNSGDIANMFKMLARVSRIFEQLNNAWDVLRTMTPADYTKFREALGPSSGFQSYQYRMIEYVLGNRNPNMLKPHAHLPDIHEMLSDELARPSFYDDVIRLLFTTIDGPDTDIPAPQLDSPHKAVPEVQEKWKQVYENIEQYWTLYELGEKLVDLEDYFRRWRFNHVTTVERVIGFKRGTGGTAGVEYLRRMLSVELFPELWHLRGDL
- the kynU gene encoding kynureninase; this translates as MSIQSVYRKELFDIPSDILYLDGNSLGPLPKGAVERASQVIKSEWGGELIKAWNSADWISLPKKVGDQIAPIIGAPAGSVATGDTLSIKVYQALAAALKMRPDRKIIVSDNGNFPTDLYMAQGLIGTIDKGYELRTPAPEDVADSITDDVAVVMLTQVDYRSGRMHDMSEITRKAHEAGAVMIWDLAHSAGAVPLDLAGCNAEFAVGCTYKYLNGGPGAPAFIYVRPDIIEDIQPALAGWMGHDAPFAMELDYRPAMTTERMRVGTPPIVQLSILQEALKAWEGVEMEDLRAASIALSELFIREVEQRCPQLSLASPRDPDSRGSQVSFAFDHGYPAMQALIERGVIGDFRAPNIMRFGFTPLYLNEGNVVAAAKIIEDVINHDLWQNPKYQIKSRVT
- a CDS encoding RidA family protein — translated: MGDVYQSGNFKRIEMMNLKDIQPEGWAPALGYANGILAKDGTLHIGGQIGWNENKEFIAKDFIGQMEQTLCNIVAIVNAAGGDVTDIARLTWYVKDKSEYLAKQKEVGQVYRKVFGRHFPAMAMLVINDLIEDEALIEIEATAHISK